The sequence aaacatttcatattgttttgaataaataaaaaatggtttcagTCAAGACCAATTCCAGATGCAGTTATCAATGCAAGAGGTGAGGCCACCCAGATGAAGATGGAGAAATAtacatccaattttttttttttaaaaaaggcgaCCCTGCCAATCTGACTTAATAGCTGCTCATTAATTTAAAGGAATATCATTTGTTAAAATCAGGATCAGAATAATTGATTAGACAGAGAAACCAggttgtttcattacattttgtcGTTTTTAGCCTAATATTTGCAAATTCAATGTTCAACTCACCGCAATTTGTTTTAGTGAATCAACCTCACAGTTCATTCCTGGTAACCACCATGAAAAAGTAGATGTCTCAAACAATGTCTCAACATTTTAGTCATTAGTACATGATTTATGTGTGCTTAATACCTTGATCATTGTGAGATTATGAGAATCTGTTTTAGACTACCTAAATCTGTGCATTATTTTGTAGTTTATCTGTTTCACTATAGCTTTTTGAATATCCTTATTCCTTAAGCTGTAAATAAGTGGGTTCAGTAGAGGTGTAATGCTGGTATAGAATATTGAGAGAATCCATTCCTTATCAGCCAGAAGATTAGACTTTGGACGCAGGTACATAAAGCTACCACTACCATAAAAGAGCAGGACAACAATGAGATGAGATATACAGGTGGAGAATGCTTTTCCTCTTCCCACTCCTTTTGGGATCTTCAAGACTGATAAGAGGATATTCATGTAAGACCCACAGATTAGGAGAAAACATCCAAGCATAAGGAAGCCACCAACAGCAAAAATAGTCACCTCATTGGAGTATGTATTAATGCAAGAAAGCTTTAACAAGGGAGGAATGTCACAGAAGAAGTGGTTTAGTATTTTGGGCCCACAGAATGGTAATCTGAAAGTATTAATGGTGTGAATGGCTCCATAAATACATCCTATTAACCAAGTACCTGCTGTCATTTGGAGACATGCTTCTTTATTCATAATCGCTGCATATCGCAAAGGACTACAAATGGCCACATACCTGTCATAGGCCATCATAGCCAATAAAGATGACTCAGAAGCTGCCAAGGTAAGGAAGAAATATAGTTGACTTATGCATGCTCGTAAAGAAATCACTGGGGGGTTCAAAAAGAGGATAACCATAACTTGGGGAACAGTGATAGATGTGTAACATACATCCATGAAAGAAAGATTACTGAGTAGAAAATACATGGGCGTCCGAAGGTGGAAATCCATGCTGCTAACACAAATAATCAATATATTTCCGAACACTGTAATAAGGTAAATTAGTAGGAACAACAGAAAAT comes from Pelobates fuscus isolate aPelFus1 chromosome 5, aPelFus1.pri, whole genome shotgun sequence and encodes:
- the LOC134612095 gene encoding olfactory receptor 2D3-like — its product is MDFHLRTPMYFLLSNLSFMDVCYTSITVPQVMVILFLNPPVISLRACISQLYFFLTLAASESSLLAMMAYDRYVAICSPLRYAAIMNKEACLQMTAGTWLIGCIYGAIHTINTFRLPFCGPKILNHFFCDIPPLLKLSCINTYSNEVTIFAVGGFLMLGCFLLICGSYMNILLSVLKIPKGVGRGKAFSTCISHLIVVLLFYGSGSFMYLRPKSNLLADKEWILSIFYTSITPLLNPLIYSLRNKDIQKAIVKQINYKIMHRFR